ATCACAGCAACTCCAAGAAGAATGATCAGGCTCATCATCAGACCGCGAAATGGTACCTTTCCTCTAGCCTTAACAGTTCCTTTTCCAGTTCGATATGCAACGAAAAACAGCGGTGCAAGCAGGGAGCCGGAGATTATCGTAATCTGCCAGGTCCCGGCAATCAGCCAGCCGGGACCATAGGCTGCTGCAAAACATAACGGAGCATAAAATAAACCGAAGCCAACAAAGCTCCATAACAGCCATTGCCCGGGAGTTTTTTTCATCTCAGTAAATAATGGCCGTAAATTCCCTCTGAATGCCACAATGGCACCCAAGAGGGGAATCATGAAAAAATAGCGGAGCGATGCACTCCACAGCCAGCTCCCGCCATCCATTTCCATTGCCCGGTTCAAAACAAATGTAAAAGCAAAAAAGAAGGCGGAGCAAACGCCTAATAGAATAGCCTTCATGCGAGTTCACCTCATTTCCCTGTTAAAAGCCCGCCAAGGCTCAGCCAGTTTTCCTCCACCAGTCTGGATGCCAGCTGCTCCTGGCCTTGCCTGCTAGCTTCCATAATTTTTTTGTGCTGTTCAACAGATTTCAGCCCATTCATAGATCCGAATTGAGCAATTTCCAGACGCTGAATTTTGGGCATAATTCTCTTTAATGCTGAGATAATTTCGGGATTATCTGCAGCAGAAAGATAAACCTCGTGGAAGGCTTCATCTGCTTTTACTGCACCAAGAATATCCTGTTTTTTCATAGCGGCCTCCAAATTTTTATTGGCTGCCTCAAGCCTTTTAAAATCACTTGGCACTAAGCGGGGAACGCCAAGCCTGGCACCTAAAGCATGCAGGGAAGCTGCCACAGGAAAGGCGTGGCTGGCACCTTCTTCATTTAGAGGGGTGACTCGGGTTGATGAACCGGGCGTCGATACAACAAGCCCTTCATCCTCAAGCCGTTTTAAGGCTTCCCGGACAGGCGTGCGGCTGATCCCAAAGTCTTCTGCCAGTTCCTTGTCATGAAGGCGCGAACCCGGTTCAAAATCAAGCTGGATAATATTTTTCTTAATTGTTTCGTATACTTCATCTCTAAGGGACAAACGTTTGATGGGTGTAATGTTTTTGTTTTTCATAAAACCAATATATCGGATATCACAAAAATCCGCAATGATTTTTCAGAAAATTTATTAACAGGGAAGAAGTCATCCTTATTCCCGAATGGTTTTGACTGCAACAATCACCTATACTATAATTAGAATGTTATGGAGTTACGGCTTTAAATAAAATGAAACTATACCCCGCTGGGACAATATCCGGCGGTTATTGGATAAAAAATTGAGGTGAATGGCTGTGTTTGATCGTCTTCAATCTGTCGAGGACCGTTATGAAAGATTAAATGAGCTTTTGAGCGATCCGGAAATTGTCAATGATCCGAAAAAGCTTCGCGAATATTCAAAAGAACAGTCTGGTATTCAGGAAACTGTGGACACATACCGCGAATATAAAGAAGTGAAAGAGCAGTATCAGGATGCGCGTGCCATGCTTGAAGAGAAGCTTGATGCCGAAATGCGCGAAATGGTAAAAGAAGAATTGTCCGAGCTTGAGGAAAGAAAAGAGGATCTGGAAGCACGTCTGAAAATCCTCCTCATTCCTAAAGATCCTAATGATGATAAAAACGTTATTATGGAAATCCGAGGTGCAGCCGGCGGTGATGAAGCTGCATTATTTGCAGGTGACTTATACCGTATGTACAGCCGCTATGCCGAGACGCAGGGCTGGAAGATCGATGTCATTGAGGCAAGCTCTACGGGCGTTGGAGGCTATAAGGAAATCATCTTTATGATCAACGGAAATGGCGCTTATTCCAAGCTTAAGTTTGAAAATGGCGCACACCGTGTTCAACGTGTGCCGGAAACTGAATCCGGCGGGCGCATCCACACTTCAACTGCAACAGTTGCGGTTCTTCCTGAAGCAGAAGAAGTGGAAATTGACATTCATGAAAAAGATATCCGTGTGGATACATTTGCTTCAAGCGGACCGGGCGGACAGAGTGTTAACACGACGATGTCAGCTGTTCGTCTGACTCACTTGCCGACAGGTACGGTTGTATCCTGCCAGGATGAAAAATCACAGATTAAAAATAAAGAAAAAGCGATGAAAGTTCTTCGTGCCCGTGTTTATGATAAATTCCAGCAGGAAGCACAGGCCGAATATGACCAGCAGCGTAAATCAGCAGTTGGTACCGGAGACCGCTCTGAGCGTATCCGGACGTACAACTTCCCGCAAAACCGTGTAACGGATCACCGCATCGGCTTGACAATCCAAAAGCTTGATCAGATCCTTCAAGGCAAGCTCGATGAGGTTATTGACGCGCTGATCGTTGAAGAGCAATCTGCGAAGCTGGACAGTGCATCCAATGAGTAATCCAACTATGAAAGTATATGAAGCCCTCAACTGGGCTTCTTCTTTTTAAAAGAGTCAAACCGCGATGAGAATGCCGGTGAGCTGTTATTGCAGCATTTTATGAAGATGACCAGGGCAAGCTTTTTGGCTAATTTACGTGAAGATTTGAATCCGGAAGTCCTGGATGAATTCCAGAAGGCAGTGCAATCACACGCTGCGGGCCAGCCTGTTCAGTATATCATCGGCTCTGAAGAATTCTATGGGCGCGCCTTCCAGGTGAATGAAGATGTACTTATTCCAAGGCCAGAAACGGAAGAACTGGTTTATAACGCTCTGCAGAAGATAAATAAGCTGTTCGGCTC
This window of the Cytobacillus pseudoceanisediminis genome carries:
- a CDS encoding GntR family transcriptional regulator — encoded protein: MKNKNITPIKRLSLRDEVYETIKKNIIQLDFEPGSRLHDKELAEDFGISRTPVREALKRLEDEGLVVSTPGSSTRVTPLNEEGASHAFPVAASLHALGARLGVPRLVPSDFKRLEAANKNLEAAMKKQDILGAVKADEAFHEVYLSAADNPEIISALKRIMPKIQRLEIAQFGSMNGLKSVEQHKKIMEASRQGQEQLASRLVEENWLSLGGLLTGK
- the prfA gene encoding peptide chain release factor 1, whose protein sequence is MFDRLQSVEDRYERLNELLSDPEIVNDPKKLREYSKEQSGIQETVDTYREYKEVKEQYQDARAMLEEKLDAEMREMVKEELSELEERKEDLEARLKILLIPKDPNDDKNVIMEIRGAAGGDEAALFAGDLYRMYSRYAETQGWKIDVIEASSTGVGGYKEIIFMINGNGAYSKLKFENGAHRVQRVPETESGGRIHTSTATVAVLPEAEEVEIDIHEKDIRVDTFASSGPGGQSVNTTMSAVRLTHLPTGTVVSCQDEKSQIKNKEKAMKVLRARVYDKFQQEAQAEYDQQRKSAVGTGDRSERIRTYNFPQNRVTDHRIGLTIQKLDQILQGKLDEVIDALIVEEQSAKLDSASNE